The genomic window AAAGCGAACCTTCCAAATCAAACATTCTGATTTAGAAATCCGTGTACTGAATCAAATGAACGTGACACTTCATTTGAATGATGAAAGTCCAAAAAGACTTTTAGAAGAAATTGAAGCTCAAAGTTTGTTTCAATTTTTGCCATTTTTTACAAGGTTATGGAGGATGATTATGGGTAATATGACTGTCCATAAATTCGAAATTCCTCCCATCAAAGCAAGACTCCAACAACAACTCACAAAAGATTTGGCGAGCCAAAAAGTTAAAAAGATATCACAAGAAAAAGAAAAACTTGTCAAAACTAGGTTGAAAGAAAGAGAAGAAGCAGAAAAAGACGCAGAACGAAAATCGAAACAAAGTCATTCACAAACCAATTCTTCTAACAATTCACAAGACGATGATGAAGATATAGAACCAGTAAAACAAGGTAGCCCTGAAGAAGAAAAAAAATGGAAAGAATCCATTGAATCCATTGTTCGTATCTTGGATGAAGCGTGGGAGTTCGGTGTGTATCCTGATCGTGAGTATGTTTTATCCAAACTCAATGGAAAGTTTACTGAAGAAAATTTGATCTTTTTCTTAAAAAAATTTGGCGGAAAAGAAATCTATAGTTTTCCAATCCGTAACCAAAGAGAAAAGTTTCCTTGGCCCATTTTGATTTCAACTGGGTATTTGAAACGACATGGCAAAAAACTATTTGATAAAGTTTCTGCTGAAAGTGAACGCCAAAGAAATGATAAGTTCCCAAACCAAGAAAAATTCGACCTTGCGGAATCGCAGTTAGATTTTTTAAACCGAATTTTACCCAAACTAAAACCATAAGATTATGCCAGCAATTGAACAACTAAGAGCAAGAAAAACAAAGATCGTATGCACTATCGGGCCTGCGACAGCATCCAAAGAAATGATCCGAAGTTTAGCTTTGGCAGGGATGAATATCGCAAGGATCAACATGAGTCATGGTGACCATGAATTTCACCGTAAGATCATTCGAATCATAAAATCTTTAAACAAGGATGAATTACACAAACATCCAATTTCGATTCTACTGGATACACAAGGGCCAGAAATTCGAACTGGGGATGTACAAAATGACTTACACCTAAAGGTAGGAGAAACGTTTACATTTCATATCATACCTGGTATGGAAGCGGAAGCGCAGAGTGTTTTTGTAAACTACCGTGATATCGTAAAAGATTTAAAAGTAGGTGATAAGGTCACAGTTGATAACGGTTTGATTAACCTCGCTGTCCAAGAAATCAGAGAAAATGAACTAATTTGTACTGTGTTAGACGGCGGAAAACTAGGTTCCAGAAAACATATCAATTTACCTGGAATTCGAGTAAACATTCCTTCGATCACACCGAAGGACCAAAAGGATATTCTGTTTGGTTTAGAAGAGGATATTGATTTTGTGGCCCTTTCGTTTGTGCGATCAAAAGAAGATGTCTTGCAACTAAGAGAGATCATCGATGAAAAAAAACACCATGCACAAATCATAGCCAAAATTGAAGACCAAGAAGGTCTCAAAAACTTAGATGAGATCATCAAAACCTCTGATGGAATCATGGTAGCTCGTGGAGATTTGGGTGTTGAAATTGAAATTGAAGAACTCCCAATCGTACAACGACGGATTGTCAAACGATGCCAAGAAGAAGGGAAACGAGTGATCGTTGCCACTCACTTACTTGAATCAATGATCCACAATCCTTCTCCTACTAGAGCGGAAGTCACTGACGTTGCGAATGCAGTTTACGAGGAAGCTGATGCCATTATGCTTTCCGGGGAAACGGCAATGGGAAAATACCCGGTTCGTTGTGTTGAAATGTTGGATAAAATTGCACGTCGAATGGAAATGTCGATTAACTTAGGTCTTGCTGCACAAAGAAAACCTAAAGACCAAAAGGAAGAAATGGCAAGATCGGCCGCTAATTTAGCAGATTCGATGCAAGCTCATGCAATCATTGCCATCACTAGACGTGGAATCACTGCAAATAATTTGGCATCCTTTCACCCAAGGTATCCGATTGTTCACGCATTTACTAATATGACATCTGTTAGGCGAAAACTTTGGTTGACGCGCGGAGTTATTCCTTACCGAGTTGATTTTTCTTCTGATCCAGAAAAAACGATTAATTTAGCCATTCAAACTTTAGTGAATAATGGTTATTTGCAAACAGGAGAAAAGGTAGTGATTTTATCCGACATCATTGCCGGAGACGATCGAGTCGAAACGATTCAAGTCCGCGAAGTAAAGTAAGTTCATGTCATTTTGGAATTCGATGATGGGGTTGGTATGTTTATCAACGTTTATCGCGATTTCAGTTTATGCAGAAGAAAGAAACTCTGATGTTCCCGAATGGTTAGGTGAGTTCAAAAAATTAGATGAAAAGGAACTTGCCAATAAAAAGGAAGGCTGGTATGCAACTGGTTTACCTCTTTTTGGGAATGATGCAGTAAATGGCTCCGGGCTTGGTCTTTTAGCCAATGTATTTTATAATGGCACAAAAAAAGATTCCTCCTTTAAATATACACCATACGAACATATGTTCAACGTCGGTGTATATCGTACCAATCGTGGTACTGAAAATAATTATCTTGCTTGGGATGCTCCTTATTTTTTAGATACAGCCTACCGATTACGATCCTACGTGGGTCACGATGCAAGTTATTATAACCAATATTTTGGTGTTGGGACTGAGAGTTTACAACCATTGTATTTCAGAGATCGAAATGCAGATGGGAGTAGAATCGTTCGAAACGCAACCTATTCAGATTTTGAGAATGCCAATTCGTATGCAAAGAACAGAGGCCCGGGGCGTGAATTAACTTCAACTCAACATTATCATGACTACCAATTTGAAACAACTTATGGTCAATTCAATGCTGATAAAACAATTTTCCAAGTTTTTAGAGTTTGGGGTGGAGTAGAGTTTTCGAAGAATATTGTTAGGCGGTATGACGGAAATTCGGTTGATGCTAAGGAACCACTAACCGGAGTTACAGTGCCGGCAATTGAAGATTCTTCAAAATTAACAGAAGATTCAAACGCTGGGAAAATCATAGGTGTACATGGTGGAAATTTAAACTACGTGAGGGGCGGAATTGCTTTTGATACAAGAGATTACGAACCTGATCCAGATAGAGGTTGGCTCATTGAATACAATGTCAATAAAGCTGAAAGATCGATAGGCTCGGATTTTAATTACTTAAGGCATTTTG from Leptospira paudalimensis includes these protein-coding regions:
- the omp85 gene encoding Omp85 family outer membrane protein, whose protein sequence is MSFWNSMMGLVCLSTFIAISVYAEERNSDVPEWLGEFKKLDEKELANKKEGWYATGLPLFGNDAVNGSGLGLLANVFYNGTKKDSSFKYTPYEHMFNVGVYRTNRGTENNYLAWDAPYFLDTAYRLRSYVGHDASYYNQYFGVGTESLQPLYFRDRNADGSRIVRNATYSDFENANSYAKNRGPGRELTSTQHYHDYQFETTYGQFNADKTIFQVFRVWGGVEFSKNIVRRYDGNSVDAKEPLTGVTVPAIEDSSKLTEDSNAGKIIGVHGGNLNYVRGGIAFDTRDYEPDPDRGWLIEYNVNKAERSIGSDFNYLRHFGQIKNFYQPFPKLFEEFVIAQRAALTKIEGEVPFFEYRYLFSIDGPMGALGGQNTLRGYRQERFVGPVIGFYNIELRYRVGSFSLWDQFFQLSIVPFYDVGRVWDKIKQVSTMDYKHSRGLGLRLVWDQATVILMDYAFSREDQLFYLDIGHTF
- the pyk gene encoding pyruvate kinase; translated protein: MPAIEQLRARKTKIVCTIGPATASKEMIRSLALAGMNIARINMSHGDHEFHRKIIRIIKSLNKDELHKHPISILLDTQGPEIRTGDVQNDLHLKVGETFTFHIIPGMEAEAQSVFVNYRDIVKDLKVGDKVTVDNGLINLAVQEIRENELICTVLDGGKLGSRKHINLPGIRVNIPSITPKDQKDILFGLEEDIDFVALSFVRSKEDVLQLREIIDEKKHHAQIIAKIEDQEGLKNLDEIIKTSDGIMVARGDLGVEIEIEELPIVQRRIVKRCQEEGKRVIVATHLLESMIHNPSPTRAEVTDVANAVYEEADAIMLSGETAMGKYPVRCVEMLDKIARRMEMSINLGLAAQRKPKDQKEEMARSAANLADSMQAHAIIAITRRGITANNLASFHPRYPIVHAFTNMTSVRRKLWLTRGVIPYRVDFSSDPEKTINLAIQTLVNNGYLQTGEKVVILSDIIAGDDRVETIQVREVK